TCCTTTCCTGCTTCCCCTTCAGAAGAAGCAGAAACCAGTGTACCTGGAAGGTCCGAATAAGTGGATCTAACACGAATTGGAACTTTAGCATGCATCGCAATTTCAACGGCTCTAGGGTGAATAACCTTTGCCCCTTGGTAGGCAAGGTTGACGATTTCATTGTACGTGACCGCATCGAGCGCCCTTGCTTTATCCACAAGCCTTGGATCCGCAGTCATGATTCCCTCAACATCCGTAAAAATATCAATAAATTCCGCATTTAAGGAGGCGCCAAGTGCAGCAGCACTTGTATCACTTCCCCCTCTGCCGATTGTAGTTGTATCAAAATCCTCATTACGGCCCTGGAATCCGGCAACAACGACTACGTCGTGTAATTTTAACTCTTTTAAAATCCGGGCAGGCTCCATGCGTAAAATTTTTGCCTTTGTGAAATCCTCATTTGTTAAAAAACCTGCCTGAGCACCAGTTAATGCAGCCGATGAAACGCCTTCACGAAGAAGCTCATGAGACAACACTACAGAAGATATGGTTTCTCCGCAAGCCATGAGCATATCCTGCTCTCGTGAGGATACTTTGCTGTTGGGAAATTCAATAAGGTCAAGCAGAGTGTCAGTAGCATAAGGTTCTCCTTTACGTCCCATGGCCGAAACTGTCACGACTACTTTGTAACCTTCCTCAACTGCTTTTTTAATATGAGAAATGGCCCGGGACCTGCCTTCACTGTCCCGGACTGATGTACCTCCAAATTTTTGAACAAGTAACTTCATGTCTACACCTCAACCTATTAAAGATTATAGCCACTGATTAGCGATCACTCGTTCAGCGATTT
This Halobacillus salinarum DNA region includes the following protein-coding sequences:
- the dapG gene encoding aspartate kinase, which produces MKLLVQKFGGTSVRDSEGRSRAISHIKKAVEEGYKVVVTVSAMGRKGEPYATDTLLDLIEFPNSKVSSREQDMLMACGETISSVVLSHELLREGVSSAALTGAQAGFLTNEDFTKAKILRMEPARILKELKLHDVVVVAGFQGRNEDFDTTTIGRGGSDTSAAALGASLNAEFIDIFTDVEGIMTADPRLVDKARALDAVTYNEIVNLAYQGAKVIHPRAVEIAMHAKVPIRVRSTYSDLPGTLVSASSEGEAGKDVPDRLVTGIAHMGGITQIKVQSKEDPSKLQSEVFKSMAEANISVDFINISPSGVVYTIDAIFTSRAVEILKELGYDPEVRDKCAKVSTVGAGITGVPGVTSKIVQTLTDAGVQILQSADSHTTIWVLIKEEDLVLAVNALHDIFELNAVEH